A genome region from Dickeya chrysanthemi NCPPB 402 includes the following:
- the phnH gene encoding phosphonate C-P lyase system protein PhnH produces MTLLAGFSHPWRDAQYAFRRILKAMSEPGVVVSLDHDNGWEGLSSSATAVVLTLMDRETPLWLDPALSQAALLDNLRFHTGVKLVEREAAAFALLPVSRELSLAGFAAGDEMAPENSTTLVLELPALGGGRALRLTGPGIAEARMIAPQLPASVLDYLEQRPHPFPAGLDFLFTCGNALMVLPRTTHVEVC; encoded by the coding sequence ATGACGTTACTGGCAGGATTTTCCCATCCGTGGCGCGATGCGCAGTACGCCTTTCGCCGCATATTGAAAGCGATGAGCGAACCGGGCGTGGTGGTATCGCTGGACCATGACAACGGTTGGGAGGGGTTATCGTCCTCCGCCACCGCCGTGGTTTTGACGCTGATGGACCGCGAAACACCGCTCTGGCTGGACCCGGCACTGTCGCAGGCCGCGTTGCTGGACAACCTGCGCTTTCACACCGGGGTGAAACTGGTGGAGCGCGAAGCGGCGGCGTTCGCCTTGCTGCCGGTCAGCCGGGAACTGTCGCTGGCGGGGTTTGCGGCGGGCGATGAGATGGCGCCGGAAAACAGTACCACGCTGGTGCTGGAGCTACCCGCGTTGGGTGGCGGTCGCGCATTACGCCTGACGGGGCCGGGCATTGCTGAAGCGCGGATGATTGCGCCGCAGTTGCCCGCCAGTGTGCTGGATTATCTGGAGCAGCGCCCGCACCCGTTTCCCGCCGGGCTGGACTTTCTGTTTACCTGCGGCAACGCACTGATGGTGCTGCCGCGTACCACGCATGTGGAGGTGTGCTGA